In Eulemur rufifrons isolate Redbay unplaced genomic scaffold, OSU_ERuf_1 scaffold_84, whole genome shotgun sequence, a single genomic region encodes these proteins:
- the TMEM240 gene encoding transmembrane protein 240, with protein MSMSANTMIFMILGASIVMAIACLMDMNALLDRFHNYILPHLRGEDRVCHCNCGRHHIHYVIPYDGDQSVVDASENYFVTDNVTKQEIDLMLGLLLGFCISWFLVWMDGVLHCAVRAWRAGRRYDGSWTWLPKLCSLRELGRRPHRPFEEAAGNMVHVKQKLYHNGHPSPRHL; from the exons aTGTCCATGAGCGCGAACACCATGATCTTCATGATTCTGGGGGCGTCGATCGTGATG GCCATCGCGTGCTTGATGGACATGAACGCGCTGCTGGACCGATTCCACAACTACATCCTCCCGCACCTGCGGGGCGAGGACCGCGTCTGCCACTGCAACTGTGGCCG GCACCACATCCACTACGTGATCCCGTACGACGGGGACCAGTCGGTGGTGGACGCCTCCGAGAACTACTTTGTGACGGACAACGTGACCAAGCAGGAGATCGACCTCATGCTGGGGCTGCTGCTGGGCTTCTGCATCAGCTGGTTCCTGGTGTGGATGGACGGCGTTCTGCACTGCGCCGTGCGCGCCTGGAGGGCCGGCCGGCGCTACG ATGGCTCGTGGACCTGGCTGCCCAAGCTGTGCAGCCTGCGGGAGCTCGGCCGGCGGCCGCACAGGCCGTTCGAGGAGGCCGCGGGGAACATGGTGCACGTGAAGCAGAAACTCTACCACAACGGCCACCCCAGCCCGCGGCACCTGTGA